The genomic segment GTGGGCTGCGTCGAAAGAAATGTGACGCGCGACGGAACCGGGACGGAAGGGGATGGATGGGGGGTGGGTCGATGAGGTCGCGTGACTCCGTCGCGCCGAAGCCTCCACCGTGCCCGACGACGTGGTGACGCTTCGCAGTGTGGTCGAGTCCCACAGGACCGGCGTCGTCGGCATCTCGACGTTCTCGGTATCTATAAAAAACTCTTGGCTAACCCCGAAGTGCGTGGGTACTTACTTGGAGGTTAGTCGGTCGCGCGGAGTTCGACGACCACCGTCGCGTCGGCGTCTTCGACCCGGACGTCGCCGCCGTAGGCGTCGACGAGCGTCTTCACGAGAAACAGACTGATTCCCGTGGCGGGACTGTCCAGTTCGCTCTCCCCGAGTGCGCGTCGCCGTCGGCCGTCGGGGTCCGTCGCCCCGCCCTCGATGCGGACCCGAACGATGTCGCCGTCGCGTTCGCCGGCGACGCGAACCGCCGGGTCCGTCCCGGCGTGGTTCGCCACGGCGTCGTTCAGGAGGTTGCGGAACACCGACTCGAGCAGCGAGTTCGCGGCGACGCGGCACGTCGGCACCTCGTCGAGTTCGACGACCGCGTCGCCGAACGTCTCGCGTCGGGTCTGGACCGTCCTGCGGAGGACGGGTTCGAGGCGGGTCGGCTCTACCTCCTCCGTCCCGTCGCCGACGATTATCTCCACCGCGTCGCGGGCCACGTCGGTCAACTCCAGCGTCTGCCGGCCGTTGTCGAGGATGCGGTCGAGGACCTCCTCGTCGTCCTCGTCGACGGCGTCGCGCAGGACGTCCGCCCACCCGACGACCACCGACAGGTCGTTGCGGATGTCGTGCGTGAGGACGCGCGTGAGCGTCTCCAACTGCGCCGCCGTCGACCCGCCCGTTCGGGCACGCTCGCCGGTTCGGTCGGCGCCGTCCGCGTTCGCGGCCGCGACGACTCGCCGTTCGAGCGTCGCCGCCTCGTCGGATGCCGTCCGCGTCGTCTCCTCGGTTCCCGCTTCCTCCCCTGTCGCGTCCCCGACCACGTAGTCCGACGCGCCGGCGCGGAGGGCGTCGCGCGCCACCGCCTCGTCGCCGACGGCCGTGTAGACGACCACCGGTAGCGACGGGTGGGCGTCACGCAGTTTCGAGACCACACCGACGCCGTCGCCGTCGGCCAACGCGTAGTTGCAGACCACGCAGTCGTACGTCGCCGGGTCGAGGTCCGACGCCGCCGGAGAGGCGACGCCGTCGACTTCCACTCCCCGCGCCCCCGACTCGAGGCGGTGCGGCGACACCGCCGTCGGGTCTTCGTCCCCCTCCACGAACAGCACTCGCACCCGTCTGTCCATGTCTGGTAGAGTTCGATGGGATACAAAAGTCCTCACGACCCGCGAGTGACACGTCGCGCCCGCGCCGAACCGACTCGGCGGCGACGCGCCGGCCTCAGTCGTGCGTGGCGAACGCCGTGAAGTCGTCCACCGGCATCACCGAGTAGTCCACGCTGAGGGTGTCCTTCGTCGCGCGAATCTTCCCGACGAACGTGGAGATGTCCTCCAGTTGACCCTCGAGGACGAACAGTTCCATGCAGTAGTGCTCGCCGACGTGACTGTGGAAGTTGGAGGCGACGAACCCCTCGTACTCGTGTCGGAGTTTCATCATCCGTTCCTCGACGCTCGTCGTCTCGTAGTCGAAGATGACGGTGACGACGGCCATCAGTCGGCGGTCTTCGAGGCGCCTGTCCTCGAACTCCCCGAGGAGGTTCCGTGCCGCCTCGCGGACGACTTCGCTCCGCCCGGTGTAGCCGTGTTCGTCGGCGAACGTGTCGATTCGCTCCAACAGTTCCTCCGGCATGGAGACGCTGACGACTGTCATGTATTAAAACAACGCCGCAAATATATTAAGGATTGTTACGCGAGCGCTCCCGACGATGCGAGAGTCTCGTACGCCGTCGATTCGGTCCGAACGCTCTCGGGGACGCTCCACTCGAACTGACGTGAACGATTCTGAACTTTTCTCCGGCAGATGGTTTTGTTCGTGACTGCTTCAGTTCCTTTCTTCTCGCTACCACAGAATATAAATCAGGACTAAGGGTCAGGAGTCCGAACCCTCGGACGAGATGCCACACCAAGTCGTCGCCAGCGACTACCACATGGTCCGGCCGGAGATACTCCGACGGACGCTCGACGGGACCGCGGCGGTCACTCTGGCCGACCTCGGTTCGACGGACCGTCTCGTGGACGCCTGCGAACGGGTGGACGCCGACGCCCTCATCACCGACATCGCGACGCCCGTCACCGAGGAGGCACTCGCGCGTCTGGACCTGTCCGTGGTCGCCCGCGCCGCCGTCGGGTTCGAGAACATCGACGTCGCCGCCGCGGAGGAACACGGCGTCGTCGTCACGAACGTCCCCGGCTACTGCACAGACGAGGTGGCGACGCACAGCGTCGCCCTCCTCCTGTCGGCCGTCCGGGCCATCCCGGAGGTCGATAGCCGCATCGGCGCCGGCGAGTGGCCGGAGGCCGACTCCACCGCCAACGAGATACACCGCCTCCGCGGTCGGACGCTCGGGTTCGTCTCCTTCGGTGCAATCGCCCGCCGCGCCGCCGAGATGGTCGGCGGGTTCGGCCTCGACCTCGTCGCGTTCGACCCCTACCTCGACGACGGCGCTCTCGACGACCTGTCGGTCGACGTCGAACTCGTGGACTTCGAGACGCTGCTGGACCGGTCGCACTACGTCTCGGTGAACGCGCCCGCGACGCCGGAGACGCGGGGGATGTTCGACGCCGAGGCGTTCGCCCGGATGCGCGACGACGCCGTACTGGTCAACACCGGCCGAGGGGCCGTCGTCGACGAGGACGCCCTCCTGACGGCGCTCGACGCCGGCGAACTCGACTGCGCCGCCCTCGACGTGTTCGAGTCCGAACCGCTCCCCGCCGACTCGCCGCTTCGCGACCGAGCGGACGTCGTCGTGACCTCCCACACGGGGTGGCACTCCGTGGAGGCCAGCGCCGAGGTGAACGAGACGGCCGCCGCCGACGTGCGCCGGGTGTTGCGGGGCGAGACCCCCGAGAACCGCGTGGACCCCGACTGGGTCTGAGGCGGCGTCTCGGAGCCGGAAACGGGCGGTTCTTCAGTCCCGTACGTACGTGTCACGCACCGTCTGCGCCAGCACGCTCTCGCGGTCGAAGACGATGTAGACGGCGAGGAACGGTTCGTCCGCCGGTCGCAACACGAACACCGCGCGGGGTTGCTCCGCCTCCGACGGCAGTTCGACGCGGTCGCTCTCGCCAGTCTCGACGCGGCTGACGAGGGGGTCGAGGGGGCGCACGCCGTCGCGGAACTCCGCGAACAGGTCGCGCGCGCCGGATTGCTTGGCGAAGACGTACAGCGCCCCGTTCGGGTCGCCGTCGGTGCCGCGCGTGACGCGGGCGTTCATCGCCTCGTTCTCCGCCTCGGCGACCATCCACGCGCTCTTGGCCGCCTCGAACATGCCGGTGACGCCGTCGGCGAAGGCGAACGTCGTCTCGGCGACGACGGCGAGGCGGTCGAACCGCGGGTCGCCGTCGTGCCACGTCAGGTCGGCGTCGACGACGTTGCCCGCGGCGACCGACTCGACCGTCTCCGCGAGTTCGCCCTCGTAGCCCGTCGCGTCCACGTACGTCGGCGCGAACGCCTCCTCGGGGTCCGCGTCCCCGTCGTCGCCCGCCGCCGGGAGTTCGACGAGGAGGAGTTCGTCGGGCTCCCGGGGCCGTCCGAGGACGCGGTATCGCCCCTCCGTGGTCAGGTCCATGGGCGACGTTGCGACCGAGGTGAAATAAGGTGGCTGGTTCGACGGGCGCGGCGTTGGGTACGTCGCTTTTGTTCTCACGACGCTAACACGTCTGTGTGAGTCTGGAAGCGTACGCCGAACGTTCGGAGTCCGTGATGCAGTGGCTCGAACTCGCCGCCGCGTACTTCCTCGTCGTCCTGTTCGCCATCGGCGTCTTCGACCTCGCGCTGTCGCTGTACGAACTGGTCGCTTCGGGGGACTTCACCGATCCGAACGCGGTCATCGACCTCATCGACACGGTCCTGGTCCTCCTCATCATCGTCGAGGTGTATCAGACCGTCGTCGCCTCCAGCCGGAACGAACCCGTCGTGCGTATCGTCATCAACGCCGCGCTCATCGCTATCGCGCGGAAAGTCATCAGTTTCCGTCCGGGAGAGTACGAGAGCGTGGAGGCGGCGTTCGTGGCTGCCGGGTCGTTCGCGCTCCTCCTCGCGGTACTCGTCCTCGCGTTCTTCGTGCTCCGGCGGGTGGACCTCGGCCCGATGGTCCCCGGTTCGACCTCGTCGCGCGACGAGTAGCCGCGCTCGCGCCCGGCCGTCCGGCCACGGGGGTCGGTCCTCAGTC from the Halogeometricum rufum genome contains:
- a CDS encoding hybrid sensor histidine kinase/response regulator, whose protein sequence is MDRRVRVLFVEGDEDPTAVSPHRLESGARGVEVDGVASPAASDLDPATYDCVVCNYALADGDGVGVVSKLRDAHPSLPVVVYTAVGDEAVARDALRAGASDYVVGDATGEEAGTEETTRTASDEAATLERRVVAAANADGADRTGERARTGGSTAAQLETLTRVLTHDIRNDLSVVVGWADVLRDAVDEDDEEVLDRILDNGRQTLELTDVARDAVEIIVGDGTEEVEPTRLEPVLRRTVQTRRETFGDAVVELDEVPTCRVAANSLLESVFRNLLNDAVANHAGTDPAVRVAGERDGDIVRVRIEGGATDPDGRRRRALGESELDSPATGISLFLVKTLVDAYGGDVRVEDADATVVVELRATD
- a CDS encoding CopG family ribbon-helix-helix protein, whose product is MTVVSVSMPEELLERIDTFADEHGYTGRSEVVREAARNLLGEFEDRRLEDRRLMAVVTVIFDYETTSVEERMMKLRHEYEGFVASNFHSHVGEHYCMELFVLEGQLEDISTFVGKIRATKDTLSVDYSVMPVDDFTAFATHD
- a CDS encoding C-terminal binding protein; this translates as MPHQVVASDYHMVRPEILRRTLDGTAAVTLADLGSTDRLVDACERVDADALITDIATPVTEEALARLDLSVVARAAVGFENIDVAAAEEHGVVVTNVPGYCTDEVATHSVALLLSAVRAIPEVDSRIGAGEWPEADSTANEIHRLRGRTLGFVSFGAIARRAAEMVGGFGLDLVAFDPYLDDGALDDLSVDVELVDFETLLDRSHYVSVNAPATPETRGMFDAEAFARMRDDAVLVNTGRGAVVDEDALLTALDAGELDCAALDVFESEPLPADSPLRDRADVVVTSHTGWHSVEASAEVNETAAADVRRVLRGETPENRVDPDWV
- a CDS encoding DUF6663 family protein, encoding MDLTTEGRYRVLGRPREPDELLLVELPAAGDDGDADPEEAFAPTYVDATGYEGELAETVESVAAGNVVDADLTWHDGDPRFDRLAVVAETTFAFADGVTGMFEAAKSAWMVAEAENEAMNARVTRGTDGDPNGALYVFAKQSGARDLFAEFRDGVRPLDPLVSRVETGESDRVELPSEAEQPRAVFVLRPADEPFLAVYIVFDRESVLAQTVRDTYVRD
- a CDS encoding phosphate-starvation-inducible PsiE family protein, producing the protein MSLEAYAERSESVMQWLELAAAYFLVVLFAIGVFDLALSLYELVASGDFTDPNAVIDLIDTVLVLLIIVEVYQTVVASSRNEPVVRIVINAALIAIARKVISFRPGEYESVEAAFVAAGSFALLLAVLVLAFFVLRRVDLGPMVPGSTSSRDE